A window of Sphingorhabdus lacus contains these coding sequences:
- a CDS encoding PilZ domain-containing protein: MTISQISGQNYMRYEDAAQEDRSAPRVKLHIPAQMRPSGSPSFSVIVKDLSLSGVACEALTGMSAGTRIWLTLPGLSALQAKIVWNDGTMVGCEFDTLLNLAVMENVLARFPVQG; this comes from the coding sequence ATGACCATCTCGCAAATATCGGGTCAAAATTACATGCGTTATGAAGACGCTGCACAGGAAGATCGCAGCGCGCCCCGCGTCAAACTGCACATTCCAGCACAAATGCGTCCTTCGGGGTCGCCGTCCTTCTCCGTAATTGTGAAAGACCTATCGCTTTCCGGCGTTGCCTGTGAGGCGCTGACCGGGATGTCCGCCGGCACTCGCATTTGGCTAACTTTGCCAGGTCTTTCGGCTTTGCAGGCGAAGATAGTCTGGAACGACGGCACCATGGTCGGTTGCGAATTTGATACGCTGTTGAACCTTGCCGTGATGGAAAATGTCCTCGCCCGTTTTCCGGTGCAGGGCTAA
- a CDS encoding DNA polymerase III subunit gamma/tau: MGGAAYRVLARKYRPQTFAELIGQDAMVQTLGNAIKRDRLAHAFLMTGVRGVGKTSTARLIAKALNCIGLDGQGGPTIDPCGQCEPCVAIAEGRHIDVIEMDAASHTGVDDVREIIEAVRYSAVSARYKIYIIDEVHMLSKNAFNALLKTLEEPPGHVKFLFATTEVNKVPITVLSRCQRFDLKRIPTELLASHFADIAQKESVEAEVDALTLVAQAAEGSVRDGLSILDQAIAHADMDGDGKVTAAQVRDMLGLSDRGAIRRLFALILAGDAQAMLAEAKNQYNLGVEPLAMFAGLLSEVHRLTLAKVGTPHDGALDAEASALAEDQADRLSFPILHRLWQLLLKGQEEVARAAVPLDAADMALLRVIHAATLPDPGELAKMVAHGSFTSAPPASAPTALDIPTTPNVTSLIPADFPALLDRLARDGFVSLEMTLRDVIRLVEYAPPLLAYQLAGPVPPSFVPELRDALAKVTGTRWDLEERSGEAQPSLLEQEQAVAEAGRRAILESPLVKAAFAAFPEAELLDSDESESQWSKRA; encoded by the coding sequence ATGGGTGGCGCTGCATACCGGGTACTAGCCCGTAAATACCGGCCACAGACATTTGCCGAACTCATCGGTCAGGATGCAATGGTGCAAACGCTGGGCAACGCGATTAAGCGCGACCGTCTGGCGCATGCCTTTTTGATGACCGGTGTGCGCGGGGTAGGCAAAACATCGACCGCGCGCCTGATTGCCAAGGCCTTGAACTGCATTGGCCTCGATGGTCAGGGAGGTCCCACGATTGACCCATGCGGCCAATGTGAACCTTGTGTCGCGATTGCAGAGGGGCGCCACATCGACGTTATCGAAATGGACGCGGCAAGCCATACTGGCGTTGACGATGTCCGGGAGATTATCGAGGCGGTGCGCTATTCGGCTGTGTCCGCGCGCTACAAGATTTACATCATCGACGAAGTCCACATGCTATCCAAAAACGCGTTCAACGCGTTACTTAAGACGTTGGAAGAGCCGCCGGGCCATGTGAAGTTTCTCTTTGCGACGACCGAAGTGAACAAAGTTCCAATCACCGTATTGTCACGTTGCCAGCGGTTTGACCTGAAGCGAATTCCAACAGAACTGCTCGCCAGCCATTTTGCAGATATTGCGCAAAAGGAATCTGTTGAGGCGGAGGTAGATGCCCTGACCTTAGTTGCGCAGGCTGCCGAAGGTTCGGTGCGCGACGGCTTGTCGATATTGGATCAGGCAATTGCCCATGCCGATATGGATGGCGACGGTAAAGTGACCGCCGCACAGGTGCGTGACATGCTAGGCCTTTCGGACCGAGGTGCGATCCGTCGTCTGTTTGCGCTGATATTGGCGGGCGACGCACAGGCGATGCTGGCGGAAGCAAAGAACCAGTATAATTTGGGCGTCGAACCGCTTGCGATGTTTGCGGGGCTTTTATCTGAAGTGCATCGGTTGACCTTGGCAAAGGTCGGCACGCCGCACGACGGTGCACTAGACGCCGAGGCTTCCGCGTTGGCCGAGGATCAGGCCGACCGCCTCTCATTTCCGATTCTTCACCGATTGTGGCAATTATTGCTGAAGGGGCAGGAGGAGGTGGCACGGGCTGCTGTTCCTCTGGATGCAGCCGACATGGCTCTGCTTCGCGTGATTCACGCAGCTACGCTTCCAGATCCGGGTGAGCTTGCTAAAATGGTGGCGCATGGCAGCTTTACGTCCGCGCCTCCGGCGTCTGCCCCTACCGCTCTCGATATCCCTACGACACCTAATGTGACATCTCTGATACCCGCCGACTTTCCGGCGCTACTGGACCGTTTGGCGCGCGACGGATTTGTCAGTCTGGAAATGACTTTGCGCGATGTAATTCGGTTGGTCGAATATGCTCCGCCGTTGCTCGCATATCAATTGGCGGGGCCAGTACCTCCGTCTTTCGTTCCGGAGCTACGAGACGCTTTAGCTAAGGTTACAGGCACTCGGTGGGATTTGGAAGAAAGAAGCGGCGAAGCCCAGCCTAGCCTGCTGGAGCAGGAACAGGCGGTAGCCGAAGCAGGCCGACGTGCAATATTGGAATCCCCCTTGGTAAAGGCTGCATTTGCAGCTTTTCCCGAAGCTGAACTGCTCGACAGCGACGAGAGTGAATCACAATGGAGTAAACGTGCATGA
- a CDS encoding YbaB/EbfC family nucleoid-associated protein encodes MKSMEDMIKAAQEAAQNIQKQMEQAQATLDTIEVEGVSGGGLVKVRATAKGRILGVAIDDSLIVPADKTMLEDLITAAFNDARDKADAASNAEMGKMSSGLPLPAGFKLPF; translated from the coding sequence ATGAAGAGCATGGAAGACATGATTAAGGCTGCTCAGGAAGCAGCGCAGAATATCCAGAAACAAATGGAGCAAGCGCAGGCAACTCTCGATACAATCGAAGTCGAAGGCGTCTCGGGTGGCGGCCTCGTCAAGGTGCGTGCGACCGCCAAGGGACGCATATTAGGTGTGGCGATTGACGATAGTTTGATCGTACCTGCCGACAAAACAATGCTTGAAGATCTCATCACCGCTGCCTTCAACGATGCACGTGATAAAGCAGACGCCGCCAGCAATGCAGAAATGGGCAAGATGTCGAGTGGATTGCCGTTGCCGGCGGGGTTCAAATTGCCCTTTTGA
- the lon gene encoding endopeptidase La, which yields MELNLPLLPLRDIVVFPGMIVPLFVGRDKSVVALEKAMAANKEIFLVAQLDPAEDDPGKDDLYDIGVTASIMQLLKLPDGTVRVLVEGKSRAELRDVVERGSDYVEAGVRLIEEQIAEGPEATALMRSVTEQFEQYSKLNKKMPAETAVQLSEIETPSALADAVAANIQLKVSDKQSLLVEANPLRRLEMAFAFMEGELGVLQVEKKIRGRVKRQMEKTQREYYLNEQMKAIQRELGNDEGEGGDEIAELQTKIDTLKLSKEAKAKANAELKKLRGMAPMSAEATVVRNYLDTLLGIPWGKKSKLKRDIAKAQDVLDADHFALEKVKDRIVEYLAVQARTNKLKGPILCLVGPPGVGKTSLGKSIAKATGREFIRQSLGGVRDEAEIRGHRRTYIGSMPGKVAANLKKAGTMNPLFLLDEIDKLGQDFRGDPASALLEVLDPEQNNKFNDHYLEIDLDLSDVMFVTTANSMNLPQALLDRMEIIRLEGYTEDEKLEIAKRHLLDKQVEAHGLKADEFSVTDDALRDLIRFYTREAGVRTLEREIAKLARKALRRILEGKAEKVEITPDNLADFSGVRKYRHGIGEEENQIGAVTGLAWTEVGGELLTIEAVTVPGKGQIKTTGKLGEVMSESIQAALSYVKARAPSYGIKPSLFGRKDVHIHLPEGAVPKDGPSAGVGMVTCIVSTLTGIAVHRDVAMTGEVTLRGRVLPIGGLKEKLLAALRGGIKTVLIPQENEKDLADIPANIKKGLEIIPVSHVDQVLARALVSPLIAVEWTEADELAAALPPAIGGENGASVTH from the coding sequence ATGGAACTAAATCTCCCGCTATTGCCGCTGCGCGATATCGTAGTATTCCCTGGCATGATTGTGCCGCTTTTTGTTGGTCGGGATAAATCTGTCGTCGCGTTGGAAAAAGCGATGGCCGCCAACAAAGAAATCTTTCTGGTTGCGCAACTCGACCCTGCCGAAGATGATCCTGGCAAGGACGATCTGTATGACATCGGTGTAACGGCATCCATCATGCAGCTTCTCAAATTGCCGGACGGTACTGTTCGTGTTCTGGTCGAAGGTAAAAGCCGCGCCGAACTGCGCGATGTCGTCGAGCGTGGCAGCGATTATGTTGAAGCAGGTGTGCGCCTGATTGAAGAGCAGATCGCCGAAGGTCCAGAAGCTACCGCCCTGATGCGGTCAGTGACCGAGCAGTTCGAGCAATATTCAAAACTGAACAAAAAAATGCCTGCAGAAACGGCGGTGCAACTGTCGGAAATCGAAACGCCATCGGCGCTGGCTGATGCGGTGGCAGCCAATATTCAACTGAAAGTGTCGGATAAGCAGTCCCTTTTGGTCGAAGCAAACCCGCTGCGTCGTCTAGAGATGGCCTTTGCTTTCATGGAAGGCGAATTGGGCGTACTCCAGGTCGAGAAGAAAATCCGTGGTCGCGTAAAGCGGCAGATGGAGAAGACCCAGCGCGAATATTATCTGAATGAACAGATGAAGGCGATTCAGCGCGAACTCGGCAATGACGAAGGTGAAGGCGGCGACGAGATTGCCGAGCTTCAGACGAAGATCGACACATTGAAGTTGTCGAAAGAAGCCAAGGCCAAAGCCAATGCGGAGTTGAAGAAGCTGCGTGGCATGGCGCCGATGTCCGCTGAAGCGACCGTTGTCCGCAACTATCTGGATACTCTACTCGGTATTCCATGGGGTAAAAAGTCCAAGTTGAAACGGGATATCGCAAAGGCACAAGATGTGCTCGACGCGGACCATTTTGCTCTCGAAAAGGTCAAGGACCGGATCGTTGAATATCTGGCAGTGCAGGCGCGCACTAATAAGCTGAAGGGGCCGATCTTGTGTCTCGTCGGTCCTCCGGGTGTAGGTAAAACATCGCTCGGCAAATCAATTGCCAAGGCGACCGGACGTGAATTCATCCGCCAGTCTTTGGGTGGCGTGCGTGATGAAGCTGAAATTCGTGGTCACCGTCGTACCTATATCGGTTCGATGCCGGGTAAGGTTGCCGCCAATCTGAAAAAGGCGGGGACGATGAACCCTCTTTTCCTTCTCGACGAGATCGACAAGCTCGGACAGGATTTCCGCGGCGATCCGGCCTCCGCACTGTTGGAAGTGCTCGATCCGGAGCAGAACAACAAATTCAACGACCATTATCTGGAAATCGATCTGGATTTGTCCGATGTCATGTTCGTGACAACAGCGAACAGCATGAACTTGCCGCAGGCGTTGTTGGACCGCATGGAGATTATCCGTCTGGAAGGTTATACCGAGGATGAAAAGCTGGAAATCGCAAAGCGGCATCTGCTGGATAAGCAGGTTGAAGCGCACGGCCTGAAGGCCGACGAATTCTCTGTAACCGACGATGCGCTTCGTGACTTGATCCGCTTTTATACTCGCGAAGCGGGCGTACGTACGTTGGAACGTGAAATAGCCAAGCTGGCGCGTAAAGCGTTGCGGCGTATCCTTGAAGGCAAGGCGGAAAAGGTTGAAATTACTCCGGATAATCTCGCCGATTTTTCAGGAGTACGGAAATACCGCCATGGTATTGGCGAGGAGGAAAACCAGATCGGTGCCGTGACCGGATTGGCATGGACCGAAGTTGGCGGTGAACTGCTGACGATTGAAGCGGTGACCGTTCCGGGTAAAGGCCAGATCAAGACGACTGGTAAGCTTGGTGAAGTGATGAGCGAGTCAATTCAAGCTGCATTGTCCTATGTAAAGGCACGCGCGCCAAGCTATGGGATTAAGCCCAGCTTGTTTGGCCGCAAGGACGTGCACATCCACCTTCCCGAAGGTGCTGTGCCAAAAGACGGACCATCTGCTGGTGTCGGTATGGTGACCTGTATTGTGTCGACACTAACGGGTATTGCCGTCCACCGTGACGTTGCCATGACGGGCGAAGTCACTCTGCGCGGACGGGTGCTGCCCATTGGTGGATTGAAGGAAAAGCTGCTTGCGGCCTTGCGGGGTGGTATCAAAACCGTCCTTATCCCGCAGGAAAATGAGAAAGACCTGGCAGATATTCCTGCGAATATAAAGAAAGGTCTGGAAATCATTCCCGTAAGCCATGTCGATCAGGTGCTTGCACGGGCACTTGTATCGCCCTTGATTGCTGTCGAATGGACCGAAGCAGACGAATTGGCGGCGGCTTTGCCTCCGGCAATTGGTGGCGAAAATGGTGCATCGGTAACGCATTGA
- a CDS encoding HU family DNA-binding protein: MNKQDLVNAVADASGLTKADAGKAVEATFDAITGALKKGGEVRLVGFGTFGVAKRKASTGRNPRTGEPMTIKASTQPKFKAGKALKDAVN, translated from the coding sequence ATGAACAAACAAGATCTCGTAAATGCAGTAGCCGACGCAAGCGGTTTGACCAAAGCGGATGCAGGTAAAGCTGTTGAAGCAACTTTTGACGCCATCACCGGTGCTCTGAAGAAAGGCGGAGAAGTTCGCCTCGTTGGTTTCGGTACCTTTGGCGTAGCAAAACGCAAGGCATCGACCGGCCGCAACCCACGTACGGGTGAGCCGATGACCATCAAGGCATCGACCCAGCCCAAATTCAAGGCTGGCAAGGCTCTTAAGGACGCAGTGAACTAA
- the rpsB gene encoding 30S ribosomal protein S2 has protein sequence MAAPVVTMQQLLEAGAHFGHQTHRWNPRMKPYIFGARNGIHILDLSQSVPLFARALDFVAQTVASGGKVLFVGTKRQAQGPIADAARASGQHFVNHRWLGGMLTNWKTISNSIKKLKTLEEQLSGDTHGFTKKEILQMTRERDKLEMSLGGIRDMGGIPDVMFVIDANKEELAIKEANVLGIPVIAILDSNVSPDGIAFPVPANDDAARAIRLYCEAIATASSKGNVSAKVAKGVDLGAEVEPDAEPALVEEAPVAEAAAEEAPATEA, from the coding sequence ATGGCGGCACCTGTCGTTACCATGCAGCAATTGCTTGAAGCTGGGGCCCATTTCGGCCACCAAACACACCGTTGGAACCCGCGTATGAAGCCGTATATCTTCGGCGCGCGCAACGGCATCCACATTCTTGACCTGTCGCAGTCTGTGCCTTTGTTTGCACGCGCGCTCGACTTCGTCGCACAGACCGTCGCTTCAGGGGGCAAGGTTCTGTTTGTCGGCACCAAGCGTCAGGCGCAGGGTCCGATCGCGGACGCAGCACGCGCTTCGGGTCAGCATTTCGTCAACCATCGCTGGCTGGGCGGCATGCTCACCAACTGGAAGACCATCTCCAACTCGATCAAAAAGCTGAAAACGCTTGAAGAGCAGCTCTCCGGCGACACGCATGGCTTCACCAAGAAGGAAATCCTTCAGATGACCCGCGAGCGTGACAAGCTTGAAATGAGCTTGGGCGGTATTCGCGATATGGGTGGCATTCCCGACGTGATGTTCGTAATCGACGCCAACAAGGAAGAACTCGCCATCAAGGAAGCAAATGTTCTGGGTATTCCCGTGATCGCGATCCTCGATTCGAACGTTTCGCCGGACGGCATTGCGTTCCCTGTTCCTGCCAATGACGACGCGGCACGGGCCATCCGTCTTTATTGCGAAGCTATTGCCACCGCATCGAGCAAGGGCAATGTCAGTGCTAAGGTTGCCAAGGGCGTTGATCTGGGTGCGGAAGTCGAACCGGACGCAGAACCTGCGTTGGTCGAAGAAGCACCCGTTGCCGAAGCAGCTGCTGAAGAAGCACCTGCAACCGAAGCGTAA
- the tsf gene encoding translation elongation factor Ts encodes MSAITAAAVKELRELSGAGMMDAKKALEETGGNMEAAVDLLRAKGLATAAKKSSRTAAEGLVGVAVEGTKGTAVEVNSQTDFVAKNEQFQDFVTTVTGVALGLGANDPEAVLAAPYGNGETVQEKLTNNIATIGENQVIRRVKSLSVSNGRVVSYVHNAAAPGMGGIGVLVALESEADASALDALGRQLAMHIAAAFPLALDESGLDVDTLERERGIAREKASESGKPADIVEKMVEGAVKKFAKENALLSQLFVIDGKTAIAEVVAAAGKEAGKPIVLKDYVRFQLGEGIEKEVSDFAAEVAAAVGA; translated from the coding sequence ATGTCTGCAATTACTGCTGCTGCCGTCAAGGAACTGCGTGAGCTTTCCGGCGCTGGCATGATGGACGCCAAGAAGGCGCTTGAAGAAACCGGCGGAAATATGGAAGCCGCTGTCGACCTTCTGCGCGCAAAAGGCCTCGCCACTGCTGCAAAGAAATCGAGCCGTACGGCCGCTGAAGGTCTCGTAGGCGTTGCTGTAGAAGGCACAAAGGGTACCGCGGTTGAAGTCAACAGCCAGACCGACTTTGTTGCCAAGAACGAACAGTTCCAGGATTTCGTCACCACCGTGACCGGCGTTGCGCTTGGTCTGGGTGCCAATGATCCCGAAGCCGTTCTCGCTGCGCCTTATGGCAATGGCGAAACTGTTCAGGAAAAGCTGACCAACAATATCGCGACCATCGGTGAAAACCAGGTCATCCGTCGGGTTAAGTCGCTGTCGGTTAGCAATGGCCGCGTTGTTTCCTATGTCCACAACGCAGCGGCTCCCGGCATGGGCGGTATCGGCGTTCTTGTGGCACTTGAAAGCGAAGCTGACGCGTCGGCACTCGATGCTCTCGGTCGGCAACTCGCGATGCACATAGCCGCGGCATTCCCGCTGGCGCTGGACGAAAGCGGCCTCGATGTAGACACTCTGGAGCGTGAGCGCGGGATTGCACGCGAAAAGGCTTCGGAAAGCGGCAAGCCTGCCGATATCGTCGAAAAGATGGTTGAAGGTGCCGTGAAGAAGTTTGCTAAAGAAAACGCACTGCTCAGCCAGTTGTTCGTTATCGACGGCAAGACCGCGATTGCCGAAGTTGTTGCTGCAGCCGGCAAGGAAGCTGGCAAGCCGATCGTGTTGAAGGATTATGTCCGCTTCCAGCTTGGCGAAGGCATCGAAAAGGAAGTTTCCGACTTTGCTGCCGAAGTTGCAGCCGCTGTTGGAGCCTAA
- the pyrH gene encoding UMP kinase yields MGATGYRRILLKLSGEVLMGEQSFGIDPDTVARVAEEVKAAKDTGLQLCLVIGGGNIFRGMAGAAKGMDRAQADYMGMLATVMNALAMQNALEQLGVPTRVQSAIEMDKVCEPVIRRRAERHLEKGRIVIFAAGVGAPYFTTDSGAALRAAEMKCDALFKGTSVDGVYDADPKKVATATRYETLSYDRVLSDNLKVMDASAVALCRDNDIPIVVFSIREQGNILKVLDGSGTFTVVESEGK; encoded by the coding sequence ATGGGCGCAACCGGCTATCGCCGCATCCTGCTGAAATTGTCGGGCGAAGTTTTAATGGGCGAGCAGTCCTTTGGCATCGACCCAGACACCGTTGCGCGTGTTGCCGAAGAGGTCAAGGCGGCCAAAGACACAGGTCTGCAGCTTTGCCTTGTGATTGGCGGAGGGAATATCTTCCGTGGTATGGCCGGCGCCGCCAAAGGCATGGACCGGGCACAAGCTGACTATATGGGCATGCTTGCGACCGTGATGAATGCACTCGCGATGCAGAATGCGCTGGAACAGCTGGGCGTTCCCACGCGAGTGCAATCGGCAATCGAGATGGACAAGGTATGTGAACCTGTCATCCGCCGCCGTGCTGAACGCCATCTTGAAAAAGGGCGGATTGTGATCTTTGCCGCCGGTGTCGGCGCACCTTATTTTACTACCGACAGCGGCGCTGCCTTGCGCGCAGCCGAAATGAAATGCGATGCCTTGTTCAAGGGCACATCGGTCGACGGCGTCTATGACGCCGATCCGAAGAAGGTTGCAACCGCCACCCGTTATGAAACATTATCTTACGACCGCGTGCTTTCAGACAATCTGAAAGTGATGGACGCCAGCGCGGTCGCCTTGTGCCGGGACAATGACATTCCGATTGTTGTGTTTTCGATCCGCGAGCAAGGCAATATTCTGAAAGTGCTCGACGGAAGTGGCACGTTCACAGTGGTAGAAAGCGAAGGAAAGTAA
- the frr gene encoding ribosome recycling factor, with protein MPQYDKTDVERRMKGAVESLKSDLSGLRTGRANVTLLDPVVVEVYGSNMPLNQVATVSAPEPRMLTVQVWDRSNITPVEKAIRSAGLGLNPITDGQTLRLPIPDLTEERRRELAKLAGQYAEKAKIAIRNVRRDANDGLKTDENKKEISEDERKRLETEVQKMTDEMIKAVDDAATHKEKEIMSQ; from the coding sequence ATGCCGCAATATGACAAAACCGATGTCGAACGTCGCATGAAGGGCGCAGTCGAATCACTAAAGAGCGATCTGAGCGGTCTGCGGACCGGACGCGCCAATGTGACCCTGCTCGATCCAGTCGTCGTTGAAGTTTATGGCTCCAACATGCCGTTGAACCAAGTAGCTACGGTTAGCGCGCCGGAACCCCGCATGTTGACCGTCCAAGTGTGGGACCGGTCGAACATCACACCAGTCGAAAAAGCAATTCGCTCCGCTGGCCTGGGTCTGAACCCGATCACCGACGGCCAAACGCTGCGCCTGCCGATTCCCGATCTGACCGAGGAGCGCCGTCGTGAATTGGCAAAGCTCGCAGGACAATATGCGGAAAAGGCGAAAATTGCGATCCGCAATGTGCGCCGCGACGCCAATGACGGCCTGAAGACCGACGAGAATAAGAAGGAAATCAGCGAGGATGAGCGCAAGCGCCTCGAAACCGAAGTGCAGAAGATGACTGATGAAATGATCAAAGCGGTCGACGATGCAGCGACGCACAAAGAAAAGGAAATCATGAGCCAGTGA
- the uppS gene encoding polyprenyl diphosphate synthase, protein MGAVAATTTARVEAGTGQMPRHVAIIMDGNGRWAKKRMLPRAMGHKKGVETVRNIVRAAGELGLEALSLYAFSSENWKRPEDEISDLMGLMRSFIKSDIDEFTANDVRLKIIGNYRALAPDIVDMLDDALERTAKNSRTTLAVALNYGSQDELVRAAQAAAAQGAITAQSIEANLDTADMPPLDLLIRTSGEQRLSNFMLWQAAYAEFWFTETLWPDFTKAELARALDEFAGRERRFGGR, encoded by the coding sequence ATGGGCGCCGTTGCCGCCACCACCACGGCCCGCGTTGAAGCAGGCACCGGCCAGATGCCGCGTCACGTCGCGATCATCATGGATGGCAATGGCCGATGGGCCAAAAAGCGGATGTTGCCTCGTGCTATGGGGCATAAAAAGGGCGTCGAAACCGTGCGCAATATCGTCCGTGCGGCAGGTGAACTTGGTTTGGAAGCGCTGAGCCTCTATGCCTTTTCCAGTGAGAATTGGAAGCGGCCCGAGGACGAAATTAGTGATTTAATGGGTCTGATGCGCAGCTTTATCAAATCCGACATAGACGAATTTACCGCTAACGACGTTCGTCTAAAGATTATCGGCAATTACCGTGCGTTGGCCCCTGATATTGTCGATATGCTCGACGATGCACTGGAACGTACAGCGAAGAACAGCAGAACGACATTGGCAGTGGCGTTGAACTACGGATCACAGGACGAGTTAGTGCGCGCGGCGCAAGCTGCCGCCGCACAAGGGGCAATTACGGCTCAGTCGATTGAGGCCAATCTCGACACTGCCGATATGCCGCCTTTAGATCTCTTGATCCGCACCTCCGGCGAACAACGCCTGTCGAACTTCATGTTGTGGCAGGCGGCTTACGCCGAATTCTGGTTTACTGAAACGCTTTGGCCTGATTTCACCAAAGCGGAACTGGCACGGGCTCTTGACGAATTTGCCGGCCGCGAAAGGCGTTTTGGCGGCCGATGA
- a CDS encoding phosphatidate cytidylyltransferase, whose translation MNEAQAPIPKPRSDLGIRTLSGVVMMLVAAGAIWIGGPVFAIFIALITVGLLFEWTKLVLELTPNPVARFFWILGGLAYVGLATAFLVFLREFAEIYILLGLIGLVISTDTGAYFAGRTFGGPKIAPAISPSKTWSGLLGGMTASALFLSILGHNTEGFALWQPLTGAGLAVVAQAGDFFESWMKRRAGVKDSGNLIPGHGGLLDRADGLVAVLCMTALLVVILQMTGQP comes from the coding sequence ATGAACGAAGCTCAAGCGCCGATTCCAAAGCCGCGCTCCGACCTCGGCATCCGCACGCTTTCGGGCGTGGTAATGATGCTGGTGGCCGCAGGGGCAATTTGGATCGGCGGACCGGTTTTTGCAATTTTCATAGCCCTGATTACCGTCGGATTATTATTCGAATGGACTAAATTGGTCCTAGAACTAACACCTAACCCTGTTGCGCGGTTTTTCTGGATATTGGGTGGTCTGGCCTATGTGGGGCTGGCGACAGCTTTCCTTGTTTTTCTCCGCGAATTTGCCGAAATCTATATTCTTTTGGGGCTAATCGGCCTTGTTATCTCGACCGATACAGGCGCCTATTTTGCGGGCCGTACTTTCGGTGGACCGAAAATCGCACCGGCCATCAGCCCATCCAAAACCTGGTCTGGGCTGTTGGGTGGAATGACGGCATCGGCGCTTTTTCTTAGCATTTTGGGTCACAACACCGAAGGCTTTGCCTTGTGGCAGCCGCTGACCGGTGCGGGGCTAGCGGTTGTGGCGCAGGCAGGCGACTTTTTCGAAAGCTGGATGAAGAGACGGGCAGGGGTCAAGGACTCGGGTAATCTGATTCCTGGCCATGGTGGCCTTCTTGACCGCGCGGACGGTCTGGTCGCCGTTTTGTGCATGACCGCCTTGCTTGTCGTGATATTACAGATGACAGGCCAGCCATGA
- a CDS encoding 1-deoxy-D-xylulose-5-phosphate reductoisomerase: MTRSISIFGATGSVGLSTLDLVRQHRDSFRVVALTANGNAAKLAALAQEFDADLAVVAEEEAYPALKSALAGTRTEAAAGADALVAAAQRDVDWTMASIVGCAGLPPTMAAIEQGRTVALANKEALVSAGDLMMAAVERSGATLLPVDSEHNAIFQCLAGGKLEHVRKITLTASGGPFRSLSYDAMRHVTPAQAVAHPNWDMGAKISVDSATMMNKGLELIEAYHLFPVGLDRLDILVHPQSVIHSMVEYQDCSTLAQLGSPDMRIPIASALAWPERIATNCQPLDLATIGQLTFEAPDLVRFPALRLARAAIGEGGAKPAILNAANEVAVAAFLKEQIAFLDIVTLVEQTMTTYVPASPVSLDDLFSIDAEARRYAQEQLEKVAYGS, encoded by the coding sequence ATGACTCGCTCCATTTCGATCTTTGGCGCAACCGGTTCCGTCGGCCTTTCCACACTCGACCTTGTTCGCCAGCATCGCGATTCGTTCAGGGTCGTGGCGCTTACCGCCAATGGCAATGCTGCAAAGCTTGCGGCACTCGCACAGGAATTCGACGCCGATCTGGCGGTAGTCGCCGAAGAGGAAGCATATCCGGCACTCAAGTCGGCACTCGCAGGTACACGGACCGAGGCGGCGGCAGGGGCTGACGCACTGGTTGCAGCGGCACAACGTGATGTGGACTGGACCATGGCCTCAATTGTAGGCTGTGCCGGACTGCCCCCGACGATGGCGGCCATTGAACAGGGCCGGACAGTCGCACTTGCCAATAAGGAAGCTCTAGTTTCGGCGGGCGATCTGATGATGGCTGCAGTCGAGCGTTCCGGTGCCACATTATTGCCTGTGGACAGCGAACATAATGCCATTTTTCAATGCCTCGCCGGTGGCAAACTGGAACATGTACGCAAGATCACCCTGACTGCAAGTGGCGGGCCATTTCGCAGCCTGTCCTACGACGCGATGCGCCATGTTACGCCTGCGCAGGCCGTAGCGCATCCCAATTGGGATATGGGTGCGAAAATCAGTGTCGATTCGGCGACTATGATGAACAAGGGTCTTGAGCTGATCGAAGCCTATCATCTGTTTCCCGTTGGCCTCGACCGTTTGGACATCTTGGTGCACCCGCAGTCGGTGATCCATTCGATGGTCGAATATCAGGATTGCTCGACACTGGCGCAACTCGGCTCGCCTGATATGCGAATTCCGATCGCGAGCGCGTTAGCTTGGCCGGAACGGATTGCCACCAACTGCCAGCCTTTAGACTTGGCAACCATTGGACAACTTACATTTGAGGCGCCCGATCTCGTGCGTTTCCCGGCGCTACGGCTTGCACGTGCAGCGATCGGCGAAGGCGGGGCAAAACCCGCAATCCTGAATGCGGCAAATGAAGTGGCGGTTGCGGCCTTCCTGAAAGAACAGATCGCGTTTCTCGATATTGTAACGTTGGTTGAGCAGACCATGACGACCTATGTTCCCGCGTCACCGGTCTCGCTTGATGATTTGTTCAGCATTGATGCAGAAGCTAGGCGCTACGCGCAGGAGCAACTAGAAAAGGTCGCATATGGAAGTTGA